In Micromonospora sp. NBC_01813, the following are encoded in one genomic region:
- a CDS encoding glutamine synthetase family protein, protein MRSVDERPVADGGDGAPALPMLAADRGGFIDRHQLWADAQYAAAGQLRRVVDELGIELIRFSFADQHGVLRGKTLTRQAATAALRSGVTAPSSLLLKDPSGASVFPVFAADPQVPVAGFAGAGDVVLVPDPTTFRVLPWAPRTGWVLCDLRFPDGSAVPFCTRSLLRGQLDRLAAAGYAMTVGAELEFHVFATDTAQLGADQVGRPGAPGRATTTRPVSRGAQLLHEDGLDRADDIVQLLHHGLTRLDLPLRSLELEFGPSQFEITMTAGDAADAADQVLLARSAIRQLCRRHGYHATFMSRPAGAETASTGWHLHQSLRAIDSGAAVFDPTAAGDALSPLAGHYLAGLLEHAGAAAAFATPTVNGYKRYLPFSLAPDRVAWGIDNKGAMVRAVGAGSDTGVRLENRCGEPAANPYLYVASQLVSGLDGIDRRLTPPPAVQDPYAADAPRLPASLGEAVSALEADPAFAAALGAPVISWYATLKRREFARYLAHVSDWEQREYFDLF, encoded by the coding sequence ACGAGCTTGGCATCGAGCTGATCCGGTTCTCCTTCGCCGACCAGCACGGCGTGCTGCGCGGCAAGACCCTGACCCGCCAGGCGGCGACCGCCGCGTTGCGCTCCGGGGTGACCGCCCCGTCGTCGCTGCTGCTCAAGGACCCGTCCGGGGCGTCGGTCTTCCCGGTCTTCGCCGCCGACCCGCAGGTTCCGGTGGCCGGCTTCGCCGGTGCCGGGGACGTCGTGCTGGTGCCGGACCCGACCACGTTCCGAGTGCTGCCCTGGGCGCCACGGACCGGCTGGGTGCTGTGCGACCTGCGGTTCCCGGACGGGTCCGCGGTGCCGTTCTGCACCCGCAGCCTGCTGCGCGGCCAACTCGACCGGCTGGCCGCAGCCGGGTACGCGATGACCGTCGGCGCCGAGCTGGAGTTCCACGTCTTCGCCACCGACACCGCCCAGCTGGGAGCCGATCAGGTCGGCCGGCCCGGTGCCCCGGGGCGGGCCACCACCACCAGACCGGTCAGCCGGGGTGCCCAGCTGCTGCACGAGGACGGGCTGGACCGGGCCGACGACATCGTCCAGCTGCTGCACCATGGCCTGACCCGGCTCGACCTGCCGCTACGCAGCCTGGAGCTGGAGTTCGGGCCGAGCCAGTTCGAGATCACCATGACCGCCGGGGACGCGGCGGACGCCGCCGACCAGGTGCTGCTGGCCCGCTCGGCGATCCGCCAGCTCTGCCGCCGGCACGGCTACCACGCCACCTTCATGTCCCGGCCGGCCGGCGCCGAGACCGCCTCCACCGGCTGGCACCTGCACCAGTCGCTGCGCGCCATCGACTCCGGGGCGGCGGTCTTCGACCCGACAGCGGCCGGCGACGCGTTGTCGCCGCTGGCCGGGCACTACCTCGCCGGGCTACTGGAGCACGCCGGCGCCGCCGCCGCGTTCGCCACCCCGACGGTCAACGGCTACAAGCGCTACCTGCCGTTCTCCCTCGCCCCGGACCGGGTGGCGTGGGGGATCGACAACAAGGGGGCCATGGTGCGGGCCGTCGGTGCCGGCTCCGACACCGGCGTACGGCTGGAGAACCGCTGCGGCGAACCGGCCGCCAACCCGTACCTCTATGTCGCCTCGCAGCTGGTCAGCGGCCTGGACGGGATCGACCGCCGGCTCACCCCGCCGCCGGCCGTGCAGGATCCGTACGCCGCCGACGCTCCCCGGTTGCCGGCCTCGCTCGGCGAGGCGGTGTCCGCGCTGGAGGCCGATCCGGCGTTCGCCGCCGCGCTCGGCGCACCGGTGATCTCCTGGTACGCGACGCTCAAGCGCCGCGAGTTCGCCCGCTACCTCGCGCACGTCTCCGACTGGGAGCAGCGCGAGTACTTCGACCTGTTCTAG
- a CDS encoding aldehyde dehydrogenase family protein, whose amino-acid sequence MSSSVAPLAELEPFHVDGAWIAPGERALIEVRDPSTGAVISRVAQATADDVDAAVAVATRAYADRRWSGLAPLERTRVLHRLADLIETHLEELAVLETRDNGKPIERSRADTASAARAFRHFAGATSRLTGTVVPIDGGAHHVYTVLEPVGVAALILPWNFPIMTGSFKLAPALAAGCPVVVKPAEQTPLTMLRLAALAAEAGVPPGVFNVVTGDGEVGAALVAHPGVAKVSFTGSTEVGRIVMAGAAATTKRLTLELGGKSPNIVFADADLDAAVLTAMRASFGHSGQMCTAGSRLLVQRSILDEMTERLAAATRRVPLGNGLDGGVTVGPLVSEEQRQQVLSYIETGKREGATVAVGGGVPDRPGYFVEPTLFTGVRNDMVIAREEIFGPVTGVIAFDDEDEAVAIGNDTSYGLAAGVWTRDLSRAHRMAAALRVGTVWVNTYNIFDPALSFGGVGDSGLGRDLGDEGLHSFCERKGVVVSL is encoded by the coding sequence ATGTCGTCATCCGTCGCCCCGCTGGCCGAGCTGGAGCCGTTCCACGTCGACGGTGCGTGGATCGCACCGGGGGAGCGCGCGCTGATCGAGGTGCGGGACCCGTCCACCGGTGCGGTGATCAGCCGGGTCGCCCAGGCCACCGCCGACGACGTCGACGCCGCGGTGGCCGTCGCCACCCGTGCCTACGCCGACCGGCGGTGGAGCGGGCTGGCCCCGTTGGAGCGCACCCGGGTGCTGCACCGGCTGGCCGATCTGATCGAGACGCACCTCGAAGAGCTGGCGGTGCTGGAGACCCGGGACAACGGCAAGCCGATCGAGCGTTCCCGGGCCGACACCGCGTCGGCGGCCCGCGCGTTCCGGCACTTCGCCGGGGCGACCAGCCGGCTGACCGGCACCGTGGTCCCGATCGACGGCGGCGCGCACCACGTCTACACGGTGTTGGAGCCGGTCGGGGTGGCAGCGCTGATCCTGCCGTGGAACTTTCCGATCATGACCGGCAGCTTCAAGCTGGCCCCGGCGTTGGCGGCCGGCTGCCCGGTGGTGGTCAAACCGGCCGAGCAGACCCCACTGACCATGTTGCGGCTGGCCGCGTTGGCCGCCGAGGCCGGCGTACCGCCCGGGGTGTTCAACGTGGTGACCGGGGACGGCGAGGTCGGGGCGGCCCTGGTGGCCCACCCGGGGGTGGCCAAGGTGTCGTTCACCGGCTCCACCGAGGTGGGTCGGATCGTGATGGCCGGTGCGGCGGCCACCACCAAGCGGCTCACCCTGGAGCTGGGTGGCAAGAGCCCGAACATCGTCTTCGCCGACGCCGACCTGGACGCCGCGGTGCTGACCGCGATGCGGGCGTCGTTCGGTCATTCCGGGCAGATGTGTACGGCCGGCAGCCGGCTGCTCGTGCAACGTTCCATCCTGGACGAGATGACCGAGCGGCTGGCGGCGGCGACCCGCCGGGTGCCGCTGGGCAACGGACTGGACGGCGGGGTGACCGTCGGCCCGCTGGTCTCCGAGGAGCAACGCCAGCAGGTGCTGTCGTACATCGAGACCGGCAAGCGGGAGGGGGCCACGGTCGCGGTCGGTGGCGGGGTGCCGGACCGGCCGGGCTACTTCGTCGAGCCGACCCTGTTCACCGGCGTCCGCAACGACATGGTGATCGCCCGCGAGGAGATCTTCGGGCCGGTGACCGGGGTGATCGCCTTCGACGACGAGGACGAGGCGGTCGCGATCGGCAACGACACGTCGTACGGGCTGGCGGCCGGGGTGTGGACCCGGGACCTGTCCCGGGCGCACCGGATGGCCGCCGCGCTGCGGGTCGGCACGGTCTGGGTGAACACGTACAACATCTTCGACCCGGCGTTGTCCTTCGGCGGCGTCGGCGATTCCGGTCTGGGCCGGGACCTGGGCGACGAGGGCCTGCACTCCTTCTGCGAACGCAAGGGCGTCGTCGTCTCGCTCTGA
- a CDS encoding FAD-dependent oxidoreductase, with translation MTDTASRTGLDVEALRAATPGATLAHHLNSAGAALPSLAVLDTVIEHLRLESRLGGYEAAEAAADRSAQVYQLAGELIGAAADDIALVESATVAWHRAIDALRLRPGDRILAAGSSYVSSALHLLELRRTRGIVVEVLPADSSGGVDLTRLEQALRTPAALVTVAHVPTSSALIEPVAQIGALAAAAGVPLLVDATQSVGQLPVDVRQMRAGILVGTGRKFLRGPRGTGLLYLDPALRERARPLTPDVRGARWTGDEEYDLLPGARRYETWEASHALRLGLGTALAEALTLGVDAISAYVDGLAARLRAGLRETAGVTVVDPPAAGGGIVTFVRAGEEPTTTVRTLRAAGLHLVAVPASHGQWDLGRRGLPAVVRASVHVYNDDTEVDALLAQLARLASPTAPTAAPTPAVPGPGSAPAQAPVPVPVPVQALAPNDAPVAVPALVGGAGRRADVIVVGAGIHGRSTAWALAARGARVVQLDRLPAGHTEGSSHGRTRMIRRAYPSPVWDDLVDRAYTAWHEVERAAGRRLVTTVGGLYARPARATSTLRGPDCVLVDANQAAGILPGLVLGDDMVAVYDPAAGIIDAAAAMDALTELGAAAGVRRRDGCTVTGWTPEGTGVRVHTDSGDLLADRLVICAGAWTADLVPEFADQLTAVRIVNIHIGSSTPALLSPPALGPFSVEVPGVGLLYGIPAYGPDPVKVGFDHGPVDDLSARPGPVTAAERDALLTVARRFLPAADGPVTAEVACRYTMAPGNRFAVGALPAYPQVLVAAACSGHGFKFGPAIGAALADLATGVPLPDLDFLAPSAIIPGTPSRTAARTSGPTAHRR, from the coding sequence GTGACAGACACCGCATCCCGGACCGGGCTGGATGTCGAGGCGCTGCGTGCCGCGACCCCTGGCGCGACCCTGGCCCACCATCTCAACTCCGCCGGTGCCGCACTGCCCAGTCTCGCCGTGCTCGACACAGTCATCGAGCACCTGCGGCTGGAGTCGCGCCTCGGCGGCTACGAGGCGGCCGAGGCCGCGGCGGACCGCAGCGCCCAGGTTTACCAGCTCGCCGGCGAGCTGATCGGTGCCGCCGCCGACGACATCGCCCTGGTCGAGAGCGCCACCGTCGCCTGGCACCGGGCGATCGACGCGCTGCGGCTGCGTCCCGGTGACCGGATTCTCGCCGCCGGGTCCAGCTATGTCAGCTCCGCCCTGCACCTGCTGGAACTGCGCCGTACCCGGGGCATCGTCGTCGAGGTGCTGCCCGCCGACAGCAGCGGCGGCGTCGACCTGACCCGCCTGGAGCAGGCGCTGCGTACGCCGGCCGCCCTGGTCACCGTGGCCCACGTGCCGACCTCGTCGGCGTTGATCGAACCGGTCGCGCAGATCGGCGCGTTGGCCGCTGCGGCCGGGGTGCCGTTGCTGGTCGACGCGACCCAGTCGGTCGGCCAGCTGCCGGTGGACGTACGGCAGATGCGGGCCGGGATCCTGGTCGGCACCGGCCGCAAGTTCCTGCGGGGGCCGCGTGGCACCGGCCTGCTCTACCTCGATCCGGCGTTGCGCGAGCGGGCCCGCCCGCTCACCCCGGACGTGCGCGGTGCCCGGTGGACCGGCGACGAGGAGTACGACCTGCTGCCGGGCGCCCGGCGGTACGAGACCTGGGAGGCGTCGCACGCGCTGCGCCTCGGGCTGGGTACCGCGCTCGCCGAGGCGCTGACCCTCGGCGTCGACGCGATCTCCGCGTACGTCGACGGGCTGGCCGCCCGGCTGCGCGCCGGGCTGCGGGAGACCGCCGGGGTGACCGTGGTCGACCCGCCGGCGGCCGGCGGCGGCATCGTGACCTTCGTCCGTGCCGGCGAGGAACCGACCACGACGGTACGCACGTTGCGCGCGGCCGGGCTCCATCTGGTCGCCGTGCCGGCCAGCCACGGCCAGTGGGATCTGGGCCGGCGCGGCCTGCCGGCGGTGGTCCGCGCCTCGGTGCACGTCTACAACGACGACACCGAAGTGGACGCCCTGCTCGCCCAGCTCGCCCGGTTGGCCTCGCCCACCGCCCCGACCGCCGCGCCGACACCGGCGGTGCCCGGGCCGGGGTCGGCTCCGGCCCAGGCTCCAGTGCCAGTGCCAGTGCCGGTGCAGGCTCTGGCACCGAACGATGCTCCGGTCGCGGTGCCGGCCCTGGTCGGTGGCGCCGGGCGGCGGGCCGACGTGATCGTGGTCGGGGCCGGTATCCACGGTCGCAGTACGGCCTGGGCGTTGGCCGCCCGGGGGGCCAGGGTGGTGCAGCTCGACCGGCTGCCGGCCGGGCACACCGAGGGGTCCTCGCACGGGCGTACCCGGATGATCCGCCGCGCCTACCCGTCCCCGGTCTGGGACGACCTGGTCGACCGGGCCTACACCGCCTGGCACGAGGTGGAGCGCGCCGCCGGTCGGCGGCTGGTGACCACGGTCGGCGGCCTGTACGCCCGTCCGGCCCGCGCCACCAGCACCCTGCGCGGCCCGGACTGTGTGCTGGTCGACGCCAACCAGGCCGCCGGAATCCTGCCGGGTCTGGTGCTCGGCGACGACATGGTCGCGGTGTACGACCCGGCGGCCGGCATCATCGACGCCGCCGCCGCGATGGACGCGCTCACCGAGCTCGGTGCGGCCGCCGGGGTGCGGCGGCGCGACGGTTGCACGGTCACCGGCTGGACGCCGGAGGGCACCGGCGTACGGGTGCACACCGACTCCGGTGATCTGCTCGCCGACCGTCTGGTGATCTGCGCCGGGGCGTGGACCGCCGACCTGGTGCCGGAGTTCGCCGACCAGCTCACCGCCGTGCGGATCGTCAACATCCATATCGGATCGTCCACGCCGGCGCTGCTGAGCCCGCCCGCGCTGGGGCCGTTCTCCGTCGAGGTGCCCGGCGTCGGCCTGCTCTACGGCATCCCGGCCTACGGCCCGGACCCGGTGAAGGTCGGCTTCGACCACGGCCCGGTCGACGACCTGAGCGCCCGGCCCGGCCCGGTCACTGCGGCCGAGCGGGACGCGCTGCTCACCGTGGCCCGTCGTTTCCTGCCGGCCGCCGACGGGCCGGTGACCGCCGAGGTGGCCTGCCGCTACACGATGGCGCCGGGCAACCGGTTCGCGGTCGGCGCGCTGCCGGCGTACCCGCAGGTGCTGGTCGCGGCGGCCTGCTCCGGCCACGGGTTCAAGTTCGGCCCGGCGATCGGGGCGGCCCTGGCCGACCTGGCCACCGGCGTACCCCTGCCGGATCTGGACTTTCTCGCCCCGTCGGCGATCATCCCCGGAACACCGTCGCGGACCGCCGCTCGTACCAGCGGGCCAACTGCTCACCGGCGCTGA
- a CDS encoding GntR family transcriptional regulator, with protein sequence MPPASLETTSSALVDATAAAIRAKIMSGEIPIGAQLRQAELAKILGVSRTPVREALRQLQTGGLIEVVPHRGAVVRVPAPWEVREAYEVRAELEALACERAVSRITDDVLDELREANSLLRRTEQTTRGGIPQRRVEDDPMLARNRVALATSTNAANDRFHTLIHQVAGNDWLARVIKEINEAFPRNVSALVLQDNPRHRDDNFHEHERIIAALVEQDGALARREMQAHVISAGEQLARWYERRSATVFRG encoded by the coding sequence ATGCCGCCAGCCAGCTTGGAAACGACCAGCAGTGCCCTCGTCGACGCCACCGCGGCCGCCATCCGCGCCAAGATCATGTCCGGTGAGATCCCGATCGGCGCCCAGCTGCGCCAGGCCGAGCTGGCCAAGATTCTCGGAGTCAGCCGCACCCCGGTCCGCGAGGCGCTGCGTCAATTGCAGACCGGCGGGCTGATCGAGGTGGTGCCGCACCGGGGCGCGGTGGTCCGGGTCCCCGCTCCGTGGGAGGTCCGCGAGGCCTACGAGGTCCGCGCCGAGTTGGAGGCGCTGGCCTGCGAACGGGCGGTCAGCCGGATCACCGACGACGTCCTCGACGAACTGCGCGAGGCCAACTCGCTGCTGCGGCGCACCGAGCAGACCACCCGGGGCGGGATCCCGCAACGGCGCGTCGAGGACGACCCGATGCTCGCCCGGAACCGGGTCGCCCTGGCCACCTCGACCAACGCCGCCAACGACCGGTTCCACACCCTGATCCACCAGGTCGCCGGCAACGACTGGCTGGCCCGGGTGATCAAGGAGATCAACGAGGCGTTCCCGCGTAATGTCTCGGCCCTGGTGCTGCAGGACAACCCACGGCACCGCGACGACAACTTCCACGAACACGAGCGGATCATCGCCGCGTTGGTCGAGCAGGACGGCGCGCTGGCGCGGCGCGAGATGCAGGCCCATGTGATCAGCGCCGGTGAGCAGTTGGCCCGCTGGTACGAGCGGCGGTCCGCGACGGTGTTCCGGGGATGA
- a CDS encoding primary-amine oxidase, giving the protein MSACHPTQQPRTHRSHPLDPPSPAEIARAVAAARADGRLGQRTRFWGATLDEAHARAVVAGAAPAGEVRIGLVAMDHAAGAAWEIDVALTGDDSRSDDDATPAGSATADRCLDWRPLDPRRPGITSEEARAAAQACRQSPLFREVLAKRGIHDVSLVMIDAESMGGFEPERYADRRLTWGTVWHRVDEGDNGYVRPVQGVVPIIDMTTMEILDVEDHGVVPISDEAGPLESAAWPTRPGLKPLEVVQPDGPSFDVDGWQVSWQGWRLRVGFTHREGLVLHDLEFQGRPVVKRAACNEMYVPYLDPNSTQYRKNFFDWGEYGAGPLTNSLALGCDCLGVIYYFDAAYLGGDGDPVTIPNAICMHEEDHSILWKHNDLRRGVSQVRRSRRLVISNFQTVANYDYGFYWSLYQDGRIELEVKLTGMLSASGIADGDEVRYGRIVAPNVQTPTHQHYFGLRLDMAVDGPLNRLVEEHAEGETDPALDPYGNAVRNVRTPLTRESQAARRTDPASARRWRVESATETNRYGEPTAYRLLLPNTTRSFARPDSVMARRAPFIHQHLWATPYAPQEQFLGGQYPNHAEPGSDGVQVWQRQDRSIDGTELVLWPVLGTHHFPRPEQWPVMPVDAIHMILEPDGFFDRNPAMDVPDPASARAGAGSGAGARTGSTCCSATNDAAPAD; this is encoded by the coding sequence GTGAGTGCCTGCCACCCCACCCAGCAGCCGCGGACCCACCGCAGCCACCCGCTCGACCCGCCCAGCCCGGCGGAGATCGCCCGGGCCGTGGCCGCCGCCCGCGCCGACGGGCGACTCGGGCAGCGGACCCGCTTCTGGGGGGCCACCCTGGACGAGGCACACGCCCGTGCCGTCGTGGCCGGCGCCGCCCCCGCCGGCGAGGTCCGGATCGGGTTGGTCGCGATGGACCACGCCGCCGGCGCCGCCTGGGAGATCGACGTCGCGCTGACCGGCGACGACAGCCGCAGCGACGACGACGCCACGCCGGCCGGGTCGGCAACCGCCGACCGGTGCCTCGACTGGCGTCCGCTCGACCCGCGCCGGCCGGGCATCACCTCCGAGGAGGCCCGCGCCGCCGCCCAGGCCTGCCGGCAGAGCCCATTGTTTCGTGAGGTGCTCGCCAAGCGCGGCATCCACGACGTCTCCCTGGTGATGATCGACGCCGAGTCGATGGGCGGCTTCGAGCCGGAGCGCTACGCCGATCGGCGGCTCACCTGGGGCACCGTCTGGCACCGGGTCGACGAGGGCGACAACGGATACGTCCGACCCGTCCAGGGCGTCGTGCCGATCATCGACATGACCACCATGGAGATCCTCGATGTCGAGGACCACGGGGTGGTGCCGATCTCCGACGAGGCCGGCCCGTTGGAATCCGCCGCCTGGCCGACCCGACCCGGCCTCAAGCCGCTGGAGGTCGTGCAGCCCGACGGGCCCAGCTTCGACGTCGACGGCTGGCAGGTCTCCTGGCAGGGCTGGCGGCTGCGGGTCGGCTTCACCCACCGGGAAGGCCTGGTCCTGCACGACCTGGAGTTCCAGGGGCGGCCGGTGGTCAAGCGGGCCGCCTGCAACGAGATGTACGTGCCGTACCTGGACCCGAACTCCACCCAGTACCGCAAGAACTTCTTCGACTGGGGCGAGTACGGTGCCGGCCCGTTGACCAACTCGCTCGCCCTCGGCTGTGACTGCCTCGGCGTCATCTACTACTTCGACGCGGCGTACCTCGGCGGCGACGGCGACCCGGTGACGATCCCGAACGCGATCTGCATGCACGAGGAGGACCACAGCATCCTCTGGAAGCACAACGACCTGCGGCGCGGCGTCAGCCAGGTGCGCCGCTCCCGTCGGCTGGTGATCTCCAACTTCCAGACCGTGGCCAACTACGACTACGGCTTCTACTGGTCGCTCTACCAGGACGGCCGCATCGAGCTGGAGGTCAAGCTCACCGGCATGCTGTCGGCCTCCGGGATCGCCGACGGCGACGAGGTCCGGTACGGCCGGATCGTCGCGCCGAACGTGCAGACCCCCACCCACCAGCACTACTTCGGGCTGCGTCTGGACATGGCGGTGGACGGGCCGCTCAACCGGCTGGTCGAGGAGCACGCCGAGGGCGAGACCGACCCGGCGCTGGATCCGTACGGCAACGCGGTACGCAACGTGCGTACCCCGTTGACGCGCGAGTCGCAGGCCGCCCGCCGCACCGACCCGGCGTCGGCCCGCCGGTGGCGGGTGGAGAGCGCCACCGAGACCAACCGGTACGGCGAACCGACGGCCTACCGGCTGCTGCTGCCCAACACCACCCGGTCGTTCGCCCGGCCCGACTCGGTGATGGCCCGCCGGGCACCCTTCATCCACCAGCATCTCTGGGCCACACCGTACGCGCCGCAGGAGCAGTTCCTCGGCGGGCAGTACCCGAACCACGCCGAGCCGGGCTCCGACGGAGTGCAGGTCTGGCAGCGCCAGGACCGCAGCATCGACGGCACCGAGTTGGTGCTGTGGCCCGTGCTCGGCACCCACCACTTCCCGCGTCCGGAGCAGTGGCCGGTGATGCCGGTGGATGCCATCCACATGATCCTCGAGCCCGACGGCTTCTTCGACCGCAACCCGGCGATGGACGTCCCGGATCCGGCCAGCGCCCGTGCCGGTGCGGGCAGCGGGGCCGGTGCCCGCACCGGCAGCACCTGCTGTTCCGCCACGAACGACGCGGCGCCGGCCGACTGA
- a CDS encoding ABC transporter substrate-binding protein has translation MSDNSRNISQNLISRRAMLRGAGLIGLGFGASSLIAACGVASDGNDDGDDATSSGGTLTLGIDATSAVADPAFYTSLGDWMAVDCICRGLTFISFETTDPQPDLAESWEISDDGLTYTFKLREGVTFHDGNTFTSADVLASLGRQFDPEDPTLPEGASRPLASLGAGVVSLDAPDDYTVVMVLSARNATVLNRLSDIGGRIISKAALDEYGADIGKNLVGTGPFKLSAATAGQQMVLTAFDDFRLGRPKIDRLVLQQVQDPSAIVSSLLTGDLSATQFTPYSAIEQLRADDAVTFHETPYSFDAMMMIDARRIPELEVRQAINMAIDREAIMAQAFFGVAALPDGYTIPPSQQGYDPGLADLSPFDPDEARRLIEAAGATGRQVALMAASDSWHPRAAQIVAQNLTDIGLTVVSDSVDPATYFSRLLDPEDPFHELMIWERNSYIPDPDNMIGAMGLPSGVYGDFTSGFKTLPGSEVFATDLAAAKNLPNGAERTAAYSDIQRRFAEQYMVLSMLCYSANPVVTGANVEGANVTALGNHRCFMENASV, from the coding sequence ATGTCGGACAATTCCCGGAATATCTCGCAGAACCTGATATCCCGCCGCGCGATGCTGCGGGGCGCCGGCCTGATCGGTCTCGGTTTCGGTGCCAGCAGCCTGATCGCTGCCTGTGGCGTCGCCTCCGACGGCAACGACGACGGCGACGACGCCACCAGCAGCGGCGGCACCCTGACCCTCGGCATCGACGCCACCAGCGCCGTCGCCGACCCGGCCTTCTACACCTCGCTCGGTGACTGGATGGCCGTCGACTGCATCTGCCGCGGCCTGACCTTCATCTCGTTCGAGACCACCGATCCGCAGCCCGACCTCGCCGAGAGCTGGGAGATCTCCGACGACGGGCTGACCTACACGTTCAAGCTGCGCGAGGGCGTCACCTTCCACGACGGCAACACGTTCACCTCCGCCGACGTGCTGGCCAGCCTCGGCCGCCAGTTCGACCCCGAAGACCCCACGCTGCCCGAGGGTGCCTCCCGGCCGCTGGCCAGCCTCGGCGCCGGCGTCGTCTCCCTCGACGCCCCGGACGACTACACCGTCGTGATGGTGCTGAGCGCACGCAACGCCACCGTGCTGAACCGGCTCTCCGACATCGGCGGCCGGATCATCTCCAAGGCGGCCCTCGACGAGTACGGCGCCGACATCGGCAAGAACCTGGTCGGCACCGGCCCGTTCAAGCTCTCCGCCGCCACCGCCGGCCAGCAGATGGTGCTGACCGCGTTCGACGACTTCCGGCTCGGCCGCCCCAAGATCGACCGGTTGGTCCTGCAGCAGGTGCAGGACCCGTCGGCGATCGTCAGCTCGCTGCTCACCGGAGACCTGTCCGCCACCCAGTTCACCCCGTACTCGGCGATCGAACAGCTGCGGGCCGACGACGCGGTCACCTTCCACGAGACGCCGTACAGCTTCGACGCGATGATGATGATCGACGCCCGGCGGATTCCCGAGCTGGAGGTCCGCCAGGCGATCAACATGGCGATCGACCGGGAAGCGATCATGGCCCAGGCGTTCTTCGGCGTCGCCGCGCTGCCCGACGGCTACACCATCCCGCCGTCGCAGCAGGGCTACGACCCCGGCCTGGCCGACCTGAGCCCGTTCGACCCGGACGAGGCCCGCCGGCTCATCGAAGCCGCCGGCGCGACCGGCCGGCAGGTGGCGCTGATGGCCGCCAGCGACTCCTGGCACCCCCGGGCCGCGCAGATCGTCGCCCAGAACCTCACCGACATCGGGCTGACCGTGGTCAGCGACTCGGTCGACCCGGCCACCTACTTCAGCCGGCTGCTCGACCCGGAGGACCCGTTCCACGAGCTGATGATCTGGGAACGCAACTCCTACATCCCGGACCCGGACAACATGATCGGCGCGATGGGCCTGCCGTCCGGGGTGTACGGCGACTTCACCTCCGGGTTCAAGACCCTGCCCGGATCCGAGGTCTTCGCCACCGACCTGGCCGCCGCGAAGAACCTGCCCAACGGAGCCGAGCGCACCGCCGCCTACTCGGACATCCAGCGGCGCTTCGCCGAGCAGTACATGGTGCTGTCGATGCTCTGCTACTCCGCCAACCCGGTGGTGACCGGCGCCAACGTCGAGGGCGCCAACGTCACCGCGCTCGGCAACCACCGCTGCTTCATGGAGAACGCCAGTGTCTGA
- a CDS encoding ABC transporter permease: MTVAGARPVGRWRAAYARRSIARSWLAAISWTVVIGFVLMATVGPLLVGADPERQTNVTLAGFGAPGHPLGTDDLGRDLLARLVYGAQPLLLVAFLATVLAAAIGTTVGMLAGYLGGWGEQILMRVTDIGLAFPSMLLIILVVAASGPGVRSLVIGVGVALSPGLARLARALTAREAARDYVLAARLGGTRSPRVIVQEILPNITGPMVAQVVMTLSVAAGFAAGLSYLGLGIQPPTPDWGYMVQAGQEFIYSAPRLVVLPAALTLVFVVACNFVGDDLRDALDPRSRR; the protein is encoded by the coding sequence GTGACGGTCGCAGGGGCGCGGCCGGTAGGGCGATGGAGAGCCGCCTACGCGCGGCGCTCCATCGCCCGATCCTGGCTGGCCGCCATCTCCTGGACGGTGGTCATCGGCTTCGTGCTGATGGCCACCGTCGGACCGCTGCTGGTCGGCGCCGACCCGGAGCGGCAGACCAACGTCACCCTCGCCGGGTTCGGCGCACCCGGGCACCCGCTGGGCACCGACGACCTGGGCCGGGACCTTCTGGCCAGACTGGTGTACGGCGCCCAGCCGCTGCTGCTGGTCGCCTTCCTCGCCACCGTCCTCGCCGCGGCGATCGGCACCACCGTCGGAATGCTCGCCGGCTACCTCGGCGGCTGGGGCGAGCAGATCCTGATGCGGGTCACCGACATCGGGCTGGCCTTCCCGTCGATGCTGCTGATCATCCTGGTGGTCGCCGCCAGCGGACCCGGCGTACGCAGCCTGGTCATCGGGGTCGGCGTCGCGCTATCGCCCGGCCTGGCCCGGCTGGCCCGGGCGTTGACCGCCCGCGAGGCCGCCCGTGACTACGTGCTCGCCGCCCGCCTCGGCGGCACCCGGTCACCCCGCGTCATCGTCCAGGAGATCCTGCCGAACATCACCGGCCCGATGGTCGCCCAGGTGGTGATGACCCTGTCGGTCGCCGCCGGATTCGCCGCCGGCCTGTCCTACCTCGGCCTCGGCATCCAGCCACCCACCCCGGACTGGGGCTACATGGTGCAGGCCGGCCAGGAGTTCATCTACTCCGCGCCCCGGCTGGTGGTGCTTCCTGCCGCGTTGACCCTGGTCTTCGTGGTCGCCTGCAACTTCGTCGGCGACGACCTGCGCGACGCGCTGGACCCGAGGAGCCGCCGATGA